In Zunongwangia profunda SM-A87, the following proteins share a genomic window:
- a CDS encoding sulfatase family protein, which yields MFGKRPIVTSYFTKPIRHLLFTAGTLALISMCWGCKTKIDSKENKQKKPNIILVFIDDMGWQDLSSFGNQEAKTPNVDQLAAEGISFDQFYVNAPICSPSRVAISTGTYPQRWNITSYLSDRQHNNRRGLANWLAPEAPMLAKDLKANGYATGHFGKWHMGGQRNVVEAPKITTYGFDESLTNFEGIGPKLLPLTKDAEGNVGRIWEDAERLGGEVTWMQRSEITTGFIDAAIDFMDKASAEDTPFYVNIWPDDVHSPFWPPFEDYNLTKEDGKRALYLAVLKEMDKQFGKFFNYVKNNKALSENTLIVFCSDNGPEPGAGKSGELRGFKGHLYEGGIRSSLIVWGPNFVAENARGTRNSQNYFSAIDLKPSLLQFTGIGTEKEELTDGENMLKTMLGKNSHSRKAPIFWSRPPDRKTYEDFEQALPDLAMRAGDFKLVCDYDGGRPALYNLVKDPAETNNIATEYPGKVKKMTTQVTHWYQKMPELEKEE from the coding sequence ATGTTCGGAAAACGACCCATTGTGACCTCCTATTTTACCAAACCTATACGTCACCTGCTTTTTACAGCAGGTACCCTAGCCCTAATAAGTATGTGCTGGGGTTGCAAAACGAAGATTGATTCTAAAGAAAACAAGCAGAAAAAACCGAATATCATTCTGGTGTTTATTGACGATATGGGGTGGCAGGATTTATCCAGCTTTGGAAATCAAGAGGCTAAAACACCCAATGTAGATCAGCTGGCAGCTGAAGGTATTAGTTTTGATCAGTTTTACGTAAACGCGCCGATCTGTTCGCCATCTCGTGTAGCCATATCTACTGGAACTTATCCGCAACGATGGAATATCACCTCCTACCTTTCAGACAGGCAGCATAATAATCGTAGAGGTTTGGCCAACTGGTTAGCTCCCGAAGCACCAATGCTGGCTAAAGATCTAAAGGCGAATGGGTATGCCACCGGTCATTTTGGAAAATGGCATATGGGCGGCCAAAGGAATGTGGTAGAAGCTCCCAAAATCACGACCTATGGTTTTGATGAATCACTTACCAATTTTGAAGGGATTGGTCCTAAATTACTACCACTTACCAAAGATGCGGAAGGCAACGTAGGCCGGATTTGGGAAGATGCCGAACGTTTAGGTGGCGAAGTGACCTGGATGCAGCGATCTGAAATCACTACCGGCTTTATCGACGCCGCCATTGATTTTATGGATAAGGCCAGCGCTGAAGATACCCCATTTTATGTAAATATCTGGCCGGATGACGTTCATAGTCCGTTTTGGCCGCCATTTGAAGATTATAACCTTACCAAAGAAGACGGAAAACGTGCGTTATATTTAGCGGTGCTAAAAGAAATGGATAAACAGTTTGGAAAATTTTTTAACTATGTAAAAAACAATAAAGCTTTAAGCGAAAATACACTGATTGTTTTTTGCTCTGATAATGGTCCCGAACCCGGTGCCGGAAAATCTGGAGAACTACGCGGATTTAAAGGTCATTTATATGAAGGCGGCATCCGATCGTCTTTAATTGTGTGGGGACCGAATTTTGTTGCGGAAAATGCCCGGGGTACCCGAAATTCTCAAAATTACTTTTCGGCCATCGATCTAAAACCTTCCTTATTACAATTTACCGGTATTGGTACCGAAAAAGAGGAACTAACCGACGGGGAAAATATGCTTAAAACTATGCTGGGAAAAAACAGTCATTCCCGTAAAGCACCTATTTTTTGGAGCAGACCACCAGATCGTAAAACATATGAGGATTTTGAGCAAGCTCTCCCCGATTTAGCGATGAGAGCGGGTGATTTTAAACTGGTTTGTGACTATGATGGCGGCAGGCCGGCATTGTATAATCTTGTAAAAGATCCGGCGGAAACCAACAATATTGCCACAGAGTATCCCGGAAAAGTAAAAAAAATGACGACTCAAGTTACCCATTGGTATCAAAAAATGCCGGAATTGGAAAAAGAGGAGTAA
- a CDS encoding cold-shock protein codes for MSKGTVKFFNDSKGFGFITEEGVDKDHFVHVTGLIDEIREGDEVKFDLQEGKRGLNAVNVEVI; via the coding sequence ATGAGTAAAGGAACAGTAAAATTCTTTAACGATAGTAAAGGATTTGGATTTATCACTGAAGAAGGAGTAGACAAAGACCACTTTGTACACGTAACAGGTTTAATTGACGAGATTCGCGAAGGCGACGAAGTTAAATTTGATCTTCAGGAAGGTAAGAGAGGATTAAACGCAGTAAACGTAGAAGTTATATAA
- a CDS encoding helix-turn-helix domain-containing protein → MNSTATPHIGRKISRIRELRGMKQETLAEELGISQQSVSQMEQNENLEDEKLDKVAKALGVSKEAIKNFSEEAILNIIGNTYHVDNSSAVNYGCTFNPIDKIIEQSDKIEELYKKLLEAEKEKVAYLERLLDKK, encoded by the coding sequence ATGAATAGTACAGCCACACCACATATCGGGAGAAAAATAAGTCGGATCCGGGAACTTCGCGGCATGAAACAGGAAACACTGGCCGAAGAATTGGGCATCAGCCAACAAAGCGTTTCTCAAATGGAACAAAACGAAAACCTTGAAGATGAAAAACTGGACAAAGTAGCCAAAGCCTTAGGGGTGAGTAAAGAAGCGATTAAGAATTTTAGTGAAGAGGCTATTTTAAATATTATAGGGAATACATATCATGTAGATAATTCATCTGCCGTAAATTATGGTTGTACATTTAACCCAATCGATAAAATAATCGAACAATCTGATAAAATTGAGGAGCTTTATAAAAAGCTTTTAGAAGCTGAAAAAGAAAAAGTGGCTTATTTAGAGCGGTTGTTGGATAAAAAATAA
- a CDS encoding patatin-like phospholipase family protein, which translates to MPVKFKPFDKIGLCFSGGGYRATFYGLGVLSVLHKIQFQEKSLLEAVKSISSVSGGTLLAAAYTRSVQKNQHFNDFYQKLYTTFEPANDQLLENATRKLKDDQVWKNNAYNRRSVINAFALCYQEMEVFEGTFEMFHKNHIKQFDTVCFNATDFTYGLTYRFQNRGDFGNGPLYKSYRSQINALKDQIEIGDIVASSSCFPIGFAPLVFPDDYIKDHNNSSYQQLKSYEVFKDGVGLMDGGIADNQGIGSMVLADKRKGGRLDLILINDVGGNQMPAWEPSHESESVAGISLTDAVSKVLDYLKVRALYWIPGVIAVLMLILNDMQVFGDRSYASIYIVFGVLLGASILATTIGLIASVVKNTYLKKIAELFEKNVPKTIEDDILRLKNLKVSLIKRILAERMSSAFTMINYVFMNQIRRLNYDLLYSSSKLKNRRATAMIYELDGQRNSYTRNDEDKVAIDPPSKLLQDVALTATQMPTTLWWSEEDIKLNRMNKLIACGQFTVCYKLLKYIIELQDGTEDRSEIDEMFGKMAIESLEELPFPELIPLEQQLRELWRKFNENPLWMVEE; encoded by the coding sequence ATGCCTGTAAAATTTAAACCTTTCGATAAAATCGGACTTTGCTTTAGTGGAGGAGGCTACAGAGCAACTTTTTATGGCTTGGGGGTACTTTCTGTGCTTCATAAAATACAATTCCAGGAAAAAAGCTTACTTGAGGCTGTTAAATCCATAAGTTCTGTGAGTGGGGGAACGCTACTTGCAGCGGCATACACCAGATCTGTTCAAAAGAATCAGCATTTCAACGATTTTTACCAAAAGCTATATACCACCTTTGAACCAGCTAATGATCAGCTTCTTGAAAATGCTACCAGGAAACTCAAGGACGATCAGGTTTGGAAAAATAATGCCTATAACAGGCGCTCGGTGATCAATGCCTTTGCCTTGTGTTATCAAGAGATGGAAGTCTTTGAAGGAACCTTTGAGATGTTTCACAAAAATCATATCAAGCAATTTGATACCGTTTGCTTTAACGCTACTGATTTTACCTACGGGTTAACCTATAGATTCCAGAACAGAGGTGATTTTGGAAATGGTCCCTTATACAAAAGCTACAGGAGTCAAATCAACGCATTGAAAGATCAGATTGAAATAGGAGATATCGTTGCCAGTTCGTCTTGTTTTCCCATAGGCTTTGCGCCCCTTGTTTTTCCTGACGATTATATAAAGGATCATAACAATTCCAGTTACCAACAACTCAAAAGCTATGAGGTTTTTAAAGATGGAGTCGGTTTGATGGATGGAGGCATCGCAGACAATCAGGGCATAGGTAGTATGGTTCTTGCGGATAAAAGAAAAGGCGGCAGGTTGGATCTTATTTTGATTAATGATGTAGGAGGGAACCAGATGCCGGCCTGGGAGCCCTCCCATGAATCTGAGTCAGTCGCCGGTATCAGCCTGACCGATGCTGTTTCAAAAGTTTTAGATTATTTAAAAGTCCGTGCCCTCTATTGGATTCCGGGGGTAATCGCCGTGTTGATGCTCATACTAAATGATATGCAAGTGTTTGGAGACCGATCCTATGCTTCCATTTATATCGTTTTTGGGGTGCTATTGGGAGCAAGTATATTGGCGACGACTATAGGCTTGATCGCCTCAGTAGTTAAAAACACTTATCTAAAAAAAATTGCCGAGCTCTTTGAAAAGAATGTGCCCAAAACTATTGAAGATGATATACTAAGACTTAAAAACCTTAAGGTTTCCCTGATCAAACGTATATTAGCCGAGCGCATGTCCAGTGCCTTCACGATGATTAATTATGTATTCATGAACCAGATACGCCGCCTTAACTATGACCTGTTGTATTCTTCAAGTAAGCTCAAAAATCGTAGAGCAACCGCGATGATTTACGAACTGGACGGGCAGCGTAATTCGTACACGCGTAACGATGAGGATAAAGTAGCGATAGACCCACCGTCTAAATTATTGCAAGATGTAGCACTAACGGCCACACAAATGCCTACGACCTTGTGGTGGAGTGAAGAAGATATTAAGCTTAACCGTATGAACAAATTAATTGCCTGTGGTCAATTTACCGTTTGTTATAAGCTTTTAAAATACATTATCGAATTGCAAGATGGCACAGAAGATCGTAGCGAAATTGATGAAATGTTCGGGAAAATGGCCATTGAAAGCCTGGAAGAACTCCCGTTTCCAGAACTGATCCCGCTAGAGCAGCAGCTGCGGGAACTTTGGCGCAAATTTAACGAGAACCCGTTATGGATGGTGGAGGAGTGA
- a CDS encoding ASCH domain-containing protein, producing MGTKAPLRLITSNQTDKHDQQTFIEVLRYEKQVVPGQAYSFIEWSNKNHFGTWFCVSVRYLYLEDLTEEIAFLDKNCDLATYKQIMQEIRHFNQFDRLMLCTFTQMFNVKSMPC from the coding sequence TTGGGAACTAAAGCCCCTTTAAGGCTGATAACTTCCAATCAGACAGATAAACACGATCAACAAACATTTATAGAGGTTCTCCGGTACGAAAAACAAGTCGTGCCGGGTCAAGCCTATTCATTTATAGAATGGAGCAATAAAAACCATTTTGGCACATGGTTTTGTGTTTCTGTTCGCTATTTATACTTAGAAGATTTAACGGAAGAAATCGCTTTTTTGGATAAAAATTGCGATTTGGCAACCTACAAACAAATCATGCAAGAAATAAGGCATTTTAACCAATTTGACCGCCTTATGCTTTGCACCTTCACCCAAATGTTTAACGTTAAATCTATGCCATGCTAA
- a CDS encoding M23 family metallopeptidase, producing the protein MRILDIHEFRECDRHGCGYFGAPRGNHKHEGVDLVANPGDYVYSPFSGTITKHGYCYGDTTKYRYIEITGSKEIVRILYAELDDAFDIGDKIPQGQFVGIAQDIAARYPGITPHVHVEKYKVSDTYRKNPIDPTEDLKKKELEV; encoded by the coding sequence ATGAGAATACTTGATATACATGAATTTAGAGAGTGTGACCGTCACGGATGCGGTTACTTCGGTGCGCCCCGTGGCAATCATAAACACGAAGGCGTTGATTTAGTTGCCAATCCGGGTGATTATGTTTACAGCCCTTTCTCCGGTACGATAACAAAACATGGTTATTGCTACGGGGATACTACAAAATATAGGTATATAGAAATTACGGGTTCAAAGGAAATTGTACGTATTCTTTATGCTGAATTGGATGACGCTTTTGACATTGGCGACAAAATCCCGCAAGGGCAATTTGTTGGTATTGCTCAGGATATTGCAGCCCGTTATCCGGGTATCACTCCACACGTACACGTTGAAAAATATAAGGTTTCAGACACGTATAGAAAGAATCCAATAGACCCAACCGAAGATTTAAAAAAAAAGGAATTAGAGGTTTAA
- a CDS encoding phospholipase D family protein, producing the protein MSQFLDTHDITNKINKLIKNASNNIYIVSPYLKISNTLYERLNDASKRGVYITIIYGKDKLNSKDFKRLGDLININIYYYHNLHAKCYFNDSEMVITSMNMYEFSEKNNREMGIYINKSNDNSTFLDAFQETKSIIDNSELKKSNLNLHSSKEKHKKQNIDSGYCIRCSKSIKHNSDKPLCPNCYKKWVVYMDVDYTENYCHTCKKEKATSVFKPECYSCFKKKKKAS; encoded by the coding sequence ATGTCTCAATTTTTAGATACACATGATATTACCAATAAAATTAATAAGCTTATTAAAAATGCTTCTAACAATATTTATATAGTTTCTCCTTACTTAAAAATTTCTAATACATTATATGAGCGACTTAACGACGCTTCAAAAAGAGGTGTTTACATTACAATTATATATGGAAAAGATAAACTTAATTCAAAAGATTTTAAGCGTTTAGGTGATCTCATAAATATTAATATTTATTATTATCATAATTTACACGCTAAGTGTTATTTTAATGATTCTGAAATGGTAATAACTTCAATGAACATGTATGAATTTTCAGAAAAGAATAATCGAGAAATGGGTATTTATATAAATAAATCCAATGATAATAGTACTTTTTTAGATGCATTTCAAGAAACAAAATCTATTATTGATAATTCTGAATTAAAAAAATCGAATCTAAATCTTCATTCCTCAAAAGAAAAACACAAAAAGCAAAATATTGATTCAGGTTATTGCATCAGATGTTCTAAATCTATAAAACATAATTCAGATAAACCTCTTTGTCCTAACTGTTATAAAAAATGGGTAGTTTATATGGATGTAGATTATACAGAGAATTATTGCCATACTTGTAAAAAGGAAAAAGCTACAAGTGTTTTTAAACCCGAATGTTATTCTTGCTTTAAAAAGAAGAAAAAAGCTTCTTAA
- a CDS encoding single-stranded DNA-binding protein, which translates to MESIFISGNIGSDADVKQKSQDQFLIRFSLAATKKWIDPETGEQDSRTNWYTVFKRTKKHPQKLIDLLKKGHKVLVVGEPSYNVNTYGSGVKVEVLVNAKNIELQTFDKSDNSVSNNQNSGTDDDDLPF; encoded by the coding sequence ATGGAGAGTATTTTTATTTCAGGAAATATCGGTAGTGATGCCGATGTAAAACAAAAATCACAAGATCAGTTTTTAATCCGTTTTAGCTTGGCAGCTACTAAAAAATGGATTGACCCCGAAACTGGTGAACAAGATTCGCGTACTAATTGGTATACGGTTTTTAAAAGAACAAAAAAACACCCTCAAAAATTAATAGATTTATTAAAAAAAGGACATAAGGTCTTAGTAGTTGGTGAGCCTTCATATAACGTCAATACTTACGGTAGTGGAGTTAAAGTTGAAGTACTGGTTAACGCTAAGAATATTGAACTTCAAACCTTTGATAAATCTGATAATTCAGTTTCTAATAATCAAAATTCAGGTACGGACGATGATGACCTACCTTTTTAG
- a CDS encoding DUF4251 domain-containing protein gives MKKDNQQYKVNLVLYRRYFLVLLIAVALFGCGAANYTMKDIHNFEELSQFAQQKEFEIENQWANPLRANTVTFISNPNFNSGNINLIGNPNHIKFKGDSVDVFLPYFGVRQMGGGYNDRGAIKFKGIPEELSFTENKDKDYVRYEFSANDDSENYQFFITLYSNGNASTSVNSSQRDNISYTGKFEALPEKEDE, from the coding sequence ATGAAGAAGGATAACCAACAATATAAGGTAAATTTAGTACTATACAGAAGATATTTTCTGGTCTTGCTGATTGCGGTAGCACTTTTTGGCTGTGGTGCGGCGAACTATACCATGAAGGATATTCATAATTTCGAGGAGCTTAGCCAATTCGCTCAACAAAAAGAATTTGAAATCGAAAACCAATGGGCCAATCCGTTACGGGCCAATACGGTGACTTTTATCAGCAATCCAAATTTTAATAGTGGTAATATCAATTTGATCGGCAATCCAAATCATATAAAGTTCAAGGGAGATTCTGTGGATGTTTTTCTTCCGTATTTTGGAGTTCGGCAAATGGGCGGCGGTTATAATGATCGCGGGGCGATTAAATTTAAGGGTATTCCGGAAGAATTATCCTTTACCGAAAATAAAGATAAAGATTATGTTCGCTATGAATTTAGCGCTAATGATGATTCTGAAAACTATCAATTCTTTATTACGCTATATTCGAATGGAAACGCCAGTACATCGGTAAATAGTTCGCAACGTGATAATATATCATATACCGGTAAATTTGAGGCGTTACCCGAAAAAGAAGATGAATAG
- the hpf gene encoding ribosome hibernation-promoting factor, HPF/YfiA family: protein METIYQFVALSKSERLQSFVNEKLEKIERKYDFITRAEVHFKRNHADDENGFICNIKVSVPGPQLFAESNSNSFEAAAAQTIKDLDKQLDKKKGQMQTH, encoded by the coding sequence ATGGAAACGATTTATCAATTTGTTGCTTTAAGTAAAAGCGAGCGTTTACAGAGTTTCGTTAATGAAAAACTCGAGAAAATAGAGCGTAAATATGACTTTATTACCCGTGCAGAAGTTCACTTTAAAAGAAATCATGCCGATGATGAAAATGGATTTATATGTAACATCAAAGTGAGTGTACCTGGACCACAGCTTTTTGCGGAATCCAATTCAAATTCTTTTGAAGCTGCGGCTGCCCAAACGATAAAAGATCTGGACAAACAATTAGATAAGAAAAAAGGACAAATGCAAACGCATTAA
- a CDS encoding aconitate hydratase: MSKLNVTQKLIKDHLLEGDMMTPGKEIGIKIDQALLQDATGTLVQLELEAMGLKKAQTEVAVQYVDHNLLQTDFKNADDHKFLLSAARKFGLWFSRPGNGVSHPVHMERFGKPGKTLVGSDSHTPAAGSLGMLAIGTGGLDVAAAIAGQPYYVKMPQVMGVKLTGTLPDWVSAKDVILEMLRRYDVKGGVGKIIEYYGPGLDSLSAMDRHVIANMGAELGATTTVFPSDQETKKFLKAQQREEDWTELLPDEGCEYDLHDEINLSELIPLIALPTSPGNVVPIKEVAGKKISQVVIGSSANPGLRDFWIAGAIVKDKSVNSDVSLDINPTSRQIIQNMIDNRAFANLIKAGARFHQSGCMGCIGMGQAPASGTISLRTMPRNFPDRSGTKDDQVHLVSPETAAASALTGEITDPRDLAKIFDMEYPKYEAPEIEIINEDMLVPPAEDGEEVKLEKGPNIKSLPTIEPLADEINVPVLLKMGDNISTDEILKAGAEVLPFRSNLPEISKFSYTVIDESFYDRAMDAKEKEGGHIVVAKDNYAQGSSREHAAIAPKYLGQHAVIANSYARIAWQNLVNFGILPLEFIDESDYDKIEQGDRVSFKNLREDVEKRNNIKVHVKKENGDSVTFETKHTLSDRQINILLKGGIINEFKQRLKDEQVQEEA; this comes from the coding sequence ATGTCAAAATTAAACGTCACTCAAAAACTTATTAAAGATCATCTTCTTGAAGGAGATATGATGACCCCGGGAAAAGAAATTGGTATTAAGATCGATCAGGCCTTACTACAGGATGCCACCGGTACGCTGGTACAATTAGAACTTGAGGCTATGGGACTTAAAAAAGCCCAGACCGAAGTTGCGGTGCAGTATGTAGATCATAACCTTTTACAAACCGATTTTAAAAACGCAGACGATCACAAATTCTTACTTTCTGCCGCAAGAAAATTTGGACTTTGGTTTAGTCGGCCGGGAAACGGAGTAAGCCACCCCGTTCATATGGAACGATTTGGTAAGCCGGGTAAAACCCTGGTAGGTTCAGATAGTCACACTCCGGCAGCAGGCTCGTTAGGAATGTTAGCCATTGGTACCGGCGGACTGGATGTTGCAGCGGCCATTGCAGGACAACCGTATTATGTAAAAATGCCGCAAGTAATGGGCGTAAAACTTACCGGTACTTTACCAGATTGGGTAAGTGCTAAAGATGTGATTTTAGAGATGCTTCGCCGTTATGATGTAAAAGGAGGAGTAGGAAAAATTATAGAATATTATGGCCCTGGCCTGGATAGCCTTAGTGCGATGGATCGTCACGTTATTGCTAATATGGGAGCAGAACTTGGAGCAACAACCACTGTTTTCCCTAGTGATCAGGAAACTAAGAAATTCTTAAAGGCACAACAAAGAGAAGAAGATTGGACAGAATTATTACCCGATGAAGGTTGTGAATACGATTTACATGACGAGATTAACTTAAGCGAATTAATTCCGTTAATCGCATTACCAACAAGTCCGGGGAATGTCGTACCAATTAAAGAAGTTGCCGGAAAAAAAATCAGTCAGGTAGTTATCGGATCCTCAGCAAATCCGGGACTTCGTGATTTTTGGATCGCCGGAGCTATTGTAAAGGATAAATCGGTGAATTCCGATGTGTCATTAGACATCAATCCAACCTCCAGGCAAATTATTCAGAATATGATCGATAACCGTGCTTTTGCCAATTTGATTAAAGCAGGAGCTCGTTTTCACCAATCAGGATGTATGGGATGTATAGGAATGGGACAGGCTCCGGCCTCCGGAACCATTAGTTTAAGAACCATGCCTAGAAACTTTCCAGATCGTAGTGGTACCAAAGATGATCAGGTACATTTAGTAAGCCCCGAAACCGCAGCAGCTTCAGCACTAACCGGAGAAATAACCGACCCTCGGGATCTGGCGAAAATTTTTGATATGGAATATCCTAAATATGAAGCTCCCGAAATAGAAATTATTAATGAAGATATGTTAGTCCCACCGGCTGAAGACGGAGAGGAAGTAAAATTAGAAAAAGGTCCTAACATCAAATCCCTACCTACTATCGAGCCTTTGGCTGATGAAATCAATGTTCCCGTATTATTAAAAATGGGCGATAATATTTCTACCGATGAGATTTTAAAAGCAGGGGCAGAAGTTTTACCTTTTAGAAGTAACCTACCGGAAATCAGCAAATTCTCCTATACCGTGATCGATGAAAGTTTTTATGATCGTGCTATGGATGCAAAGGAAAAGGAGGGAGGCCATATTGTTGTTGCCAAAGATAACTATGCGCAGGGTTCCAGCCGTGAACATGCTGCCATTGCGCCTAAATATTTAGGACAACATGCCGTAATCGCTAATAGTTATGCAAGGATTGCCTGGCAGAACCTGGTAAACTTCGGGATCTTACCTTTAGAGTTTATCGACGAATCAGATTATGATAAAATTGAACAGGGAGACCGTGTTAGTTTTAAAAATCTAAGAGAAGATGTCGAAAAACGAAATAACATTAAGGTACATGTGAAGAAAGAAAATGGAGACAGTGTAACATTTGAAACCAAGCATACCTTAAGTGATCGACAAATAAATATATTGCTAAAAGGCGGTATTATCAATGAATTTAAGCAGCGTCTTAAAGATGAACAAGTTCAGGAAGAAGCCTAA
- a CDS encoding MBL fold metallo-hydrolase, producing the protein MKTVDKVEVLQSQSAEYIQQGETGKFLKLIPDTFLIKGKEKDGVFNQGYAIRHINRRDIILIDVVEEETKAAVKKLVNDGYQIKGILITCDGILEDAYADLKTISEDANGAPIYAHPRNNFKDDFKTKDITTQANDLKHFAIKVIDLPGNGGASVLVYSEINDGMVFPGDDAVGSNYDSDLNTFKRPEMKRENDDFGLAESWNAFAEEFTYFFPRKGKPAFNIDEGQQIDILNDLSRTK; encoded by the coding sequence ATGAAGACTGTAGATAAAGTGGAGGTATTGCAAAGCCAATCGGCAGAGTATATTCAACAAGGAGAAACCGGAAAATTTCTAAAATTAATTCCGGATACTTTTTTGATTAAAGGAAAAGAAAAAGATGGAGTCTTTAATCAGGGCTATGCCATCAGACATATTAACCGTAGAGATATTATCCTTATTGATGTAGTTGAAGAAGAAACCAAAGCTGCCGTAAAAAAACTGGTAAATGACGGTTACCAGATTAAAGGAATCCTGATTACCTGCGATGGTATATTAGAGGATGCTTATGCTGATTTAAAAACAATTTCTGAAGATGCCAACGGCGCACCGATTTACGCGCATCCAAGAAATAATTTTAAAGACGACTTTAAAACAAAAGACATCACCACCCAGGCTAACGATCTAAAACATTTTGCGATTAAAGTGATCGATCTTCCGGGTAATGGAGGAGCCTCTGTTTTAGTATATTCTGAAATTAATGACGGTATGGTATTTCCAGGAGACGATGCGGTAGGCTCTAATTATGATTCTGATTTAAATACCTTTAAGCGTCCAGAAATGAAACGGGAAAATGACGATTTTGGACTGGCCGAAAGCTGGAACGCGTTTGCAGAAGAATTCACATATTTCTTCCCCAGAAAAGGAAAACCGGCCTTTAATATAGATGAAGGACAGCAAATCGATATCCTGAATGACTTAAGCCGAACCAAATAA
- a CDS encoding OmpA family protein, with product MKKTINKIVAVFFAASVLVSCDAIQNANNKQKGAVIGSAGGAAIGGVIGNNTGDGNSALGAIIGGVVGGAAGAYIGNRMDKQAKKIETEVPGAEVERVGEGINVTFDENSGVYFATEKYNINAKSEETLNKLANIFKEYPDTNILVEGHTDNTGSESYNLTLSKNRAQAVTNFLTDHGIAASRFDTKWYGEAQPKYDNSTAEGRSKNRRVEIAIVANEDLKQEAEQKTSEN from the coding sequence ATGAAAAAGACAATAAATAAAATCGTAGCCGTATTTTTTGCTGCTAGTGTACTGGTAAGCTGTGATGCGATCCAAAACGCAAATAATAAACAAAAAGGAGCCGTTATAGGATCTGCAGGTGGTGCAGCTATTGGCGGGGTAATTGGTAATAATACCGGTGATGGAAACTCTGCTTTAGGAGCAATTATTGGAGGTGTTGTTGGTGGTGCTGCCGGTGCGTACATCGGGAATAGAATGGATAAGCAAGCCAAAAAAATAGAGACTGAAGTTCCCGGAGCTGAAGTTGAACGTGTAGGGGAAGGAATTAATGTGACTTTCGATGAAAATAGTGGTGTTTATTTTGCTACTGAAAAATATAATATCAATGCAAAATCTGAAGAGACCTTAAATAAACTGGCTAATATCTTTAAAGAATATCCAGATACTAATATTTTAGTTGAAGGGCATACCGATAATACTGGTAGTGAAAGTTATAACCTTACCCTTTCTAAAAACAGAGCTCAGGCGGTGACTAACTTTTTAACCGATCATGGTATTGCTGCCAGCAGGTTTGATACCAAATGGTATGGTGAAGCTCAACCAAAGTATGATAACTCTACTGCTGAAGGGCGTTCTAAAAACAGAAGAGTAGAAATTGCTATTGTTGCCAACGAAGATTTAAAACAAGAAGCAGAGCAAAAAACTTCTGAAAATTAA